The Miscanthus floridulus cultivar M001 chromosome 6, ASM1932011v1, whole genome shotgun sequence genomic interval aagatgaagtccatggtgatgttggtggatatgtgatgatgatgatcaagctccaaacttggaaaagaagaaagagaaaaacaaaatggctcaaggcaaaggtatatttattAGGAGCATTTTATTTTGCCACTCAAGACATCAAGTGGGTGTGagtggatttaggatagatagccatactatcaagatGGGAGAACCTCGGTTAAAGCGgttgtcaagtgccactaggtgaagtgattcatgcatatgcattaggacctagtgtgctaacaattaacccttgtaaaatgctttgaaaaatgctaacacacgtgcacaatgaTAATACACAATGTGTTTAGCACTTCGGAGCAATTGTGAAGAGATAGAAGTTGATTTGGAGGTGAAAATGTCATTAGGACCCTGATGGTGAGGGCAATAGGACCATTGGTCTGTGTTGAACATTGATGGTTCTTGGATGGGAATTATGCATTGTTACATTATGCTTTGGAACaaatatgcatgtgggatgtgtagccctctgcataagctttccaaaatgtccaagatcatcaaaattagagtttggagctaagagttacagttgttttAGCGCTCAGGACTCTGGCTCAGGACCGGGTCTGGATCTAGGGTCGAGACCATGTCACCTGGGACCGGAGCTAGGGTTAGGACCATGTTTTCTAGGTTTAGTTGAGTGTTTTTACATGCGTTTGAAGGGTCCAGACCGGGTCCAAAtctattttccctctctagaacgtCTCTGCATACATCTGGACCCTGAGGAGAGTTGGTCCAGACCTTGGTTCGGAGCTAGGGTCCGGAGCTAAGCTGAGAGGTGTGACTTTTAGTGACTCTTGGGATCGAGTGGACGCGTTTGAATGTATGGACACGTGGCGTCATCCAGGGGTCCGGGCGCTCATTGTAGATGGTCCGGAGCCTCGGTCTAGACCTCCCCGAGGGCATAACGGCTATAATTTgttgggggctctataaatagagcttGGTCGGTtttggctcactctcttggtcattgtTAAATGTAATAGCATCCTTTGAGCTGAGGCAAACCTCTCTCACTCATTCTCTTGCTTGGTTGTGCATCCTAAGTGAGTTGAGAGTGAtccaaagtgcatttgcttgagtgattgcatctactGGCACTTGGGGATCAATTTGTTGCggttctcttgttactcttggcatTTGCCGatgcctagacggcttggagcagcgaaggatTGTTGgcaagagttggtgattgttcttggccacctcccagtgattgtgaggggtcttgtgccttccccggtgaagcaccgaaaggtaactctagtagattgctcgtgtcattgacttacctcacttgtgggtaggttcttgtggcaccaagtgttggctaggtgtgtgatacctaatagccaccgaaccaccaagtgttgttcgacataatggggactagtgtgccagcacgtgaacctcaggagaaaaattctTGTGTCAATTGTGATTGGAATTCTCCCGGTGACTCACTTGGTATTCTTTGATCAGTGCATCTCCCTTGCCACAGCGGTAGAATCACCCCTCACTCTCTTGTTTTTACTttgtttacattcttgcctagtaaagctctttagtgtagttagtctttgagagtttgttagtttggttagtgaggctctttagttagtctttgagagctcactaagtAGTGACATAGTATTGTGTGTGCCTAGAGACCAtaccaactagaattgttggtataggtggcttgtaacccttgtagagctagagcaaaattacattacgccatttagtgtactaaccaCTTGCTCTAGTATATTTAtagagaatttttataggctattcaccccccttgtTGGGGTTATGaccccggggtgtctcaaggcGCCGATTAGCTAGCAGGCCACGCGGCCTGCAACTCCTCGGGTTAACAATGGCCTAAACAACCAAGGCCCAGCTAGGACAAGCATGCAAGCCAATGCCTAGGCCAGGGTCGGTCGTGACCCTTTCTCCTACCTTAACCACGTGGAAGACACTCGACCTCTTTCCTGTCATGACCCCTGGGTAGGACGGCAAGAGATCGAGCGTGGCTCAGTACGCTTGCTTTGAGAAAAGCAAGCATGCCGCACTGACCCCATAAGGACTGAGGGGACGACAGTCACCATAGTCTAGTCAGATGACATCCCTATGCCATGCCGCACGAATGAGATAGCACCGCATAGTAGTGGCAATGGGTGCGAAacccaccatccaaatacggACCGACATGACGTGCGTATggtcccacccactatgggatgggaccCATGATAAGGGTCTTGACTTAGAGACCTCCCTGACTGGTGAAGCGCCCCGATCCCAATGACCAGAGTCATGGCCCTTAGCCCCACGAAGTGACTAGGTGAACAACGACCCGGGACAGCTACCAACTATGGGTATGACGTCCTGGGAAACCTGGAGACGACGGTGGAAACCATGATGGATGCCATGTTGCATAGGACAACTGACAAACTATCACCATGGCTACTGTGCTGCCACGACTAGCACAATAGCACCATATCAGACCTTGCCACAACATGGCCACAAGACTATGACAATAGCCACGCCACAGCGAGCATCAGAAGacagcgtagcttgcaagccaagttaactaggacctcccttaggctctcgacccttcggtcgggggaacctcctctttgtaacgaaccctagccccgaactctatataagggcagctagggcTTCGATCTTTAGCttcttcatcctctaccattccatccatagcagtagggctcctagagcttctctttggGTTGCCCCTCatctagcataggttctaccacctctctcaccattcttgcacccccccattgtaagaacttcagagcattcaagcgaggaacacgcactcgatcttctctaagactagatgtagggccccggcctgaaccagtataaatcctcgtgtctattagatgctaccatcgtcttcctagagcagtgcggcaatcatataaatttactagtctagtttacgaaacatcgacagttgccGCGCCACGTAGGGGATAGTTGTGCACTCTCATTTGATTgaggaaggaagcgatggctcctcgcacTGCTGGTGGACTCGCTCGTGGAATGGCCCATGGCAGTCACATCCACcgtgaaaactatgggttcatcgGCACCAAAGGGCCAGCACCCGCATCCGCCTTTAGCCATAGTCCAAACTTCCACCTTGGGAATCTGGGTcccgtggctcacggtggacacACTCCCAGAACTGCCCTCAGGGGGTGCATCCTAGAGAACACCTACCTAGAGGGGCCAGTACCCTCGCTCATCGCAAGCCGTGGCCAGGTTTCTTGTTCGAGAAACTAGAGGATCACGCTCACGACAAACTCGCCCAAGGAATGCCCATGACCGGCCACATCCTTCTAGGGAACCACATGGTTAACCATGCCAAACGGCCAGCGCCCGTGTCCGCCCCTTGCCACTGCCTAGACCTTCACCTCGGGGATCTAGGTCCCACGGCCTGTGGTGGGTGCACTATTGGAACTGCCTACGGGGGCTGCATCCCAAAGTCTACCTATGTAGGGGCCCATGGCCCTCTCTCATCACCAGCCACGGTCGAGACTTCCACCCAGGGAGCCAGACGGTCGTGGCTCACAGCGACCTCACCCGAGGAATAGCCCGTGGTGGCCACGTCCTCTCAAGGAACCGCGAGATCGCTCGAACCAGCGGAACAACTCCCATCACCGGCTCTTACCTGATCCGGACTCGACACATGGTGGAATTGGATCCTATAATAGAAACACACTaaaagggtcaagatggcgactagagggggggtgaatagtcctttttgaaacttaatcacgtcagctaaccgaaacaagtgtggaattaaaactatcggtctagccaagactacacccctctatctatattctctagcaccttccaaagacaCTAAttgagcaacaaaggtgccgggctagctagagctcacctaaccaattctaggagcaaggtcacacaaacctatgccactagtactttaagcaacaagggagctcctacacatgctaataagcaaaagcacaaagccaactaagctcactagcaatgctcaataacaaggcaaccaatgccaaattagagagcgcaattacttagctacacaaactaagcaatgtgactaacaaggttacacaaaccaaattagtcacgtaagggagctacttctatgctacataagcaagaaggtaactaataagctacacaagctaactaattacaagagcaactacacaagcttaatatgtataaaagtaattgcaagcttgtgtaatggggatgcaaaccaacgggaagaacagggttgacacgatgatttttctcctgaggttcatgtgtttgccaacacgctagtccccgttgtgtcgaccgctcacttggtggttcggcggctaattagcatcacccgctaagcccgcacgtcgggcgccgcaagaacctaccccgaaagtgagggtagctcaataacacgctttactaaagttgctcttcgcggctcccgcggggcaagcacaatgcccctcacaagcacttcttcggagcgccgcacaagcttcttgcgggcttcgacggagaccaccaccaagcatctaggaggtggcaacctccaagagtaacaagcaccaccggcttgcaacttgatcacctagtgccactcgatgcaacctcacgatgcaatcacactagaatcgctcgctcacacaatcgaatgatcactatcatgtatatgtgtgatggagggctcccaagcactcacaagcatggacactaagtccccttaggtgctcaacTCTTGCCATGGACGagagccacttctatttatagccccaagagctaaactagccgttaccccttcactgggcaaaagtcgggctgaccgaacgctctggtcgtgttgaccagacgctggacctcagcgtccggtcgcccacagacggccacgcgtcccgattccaacggtcacttgacctgaccgaatGCAGCAGCTTCAACAGACCAGACGCAGAAACCCTagtgtctggtcgtttccagtaaggtaccagacatgactggacacgtccgatcgcacGTGATCGAACgcagcccagcgtctggtcacactccagcttttGCATCACcagtacgtcagcctgaccggacacacccagccagcgttcggtcacttccagtgccagcgtccggtcgaagactgaCGCTGCATGCTCTcggccaccactgaccggacacaggaccctagcgtccggtcaccacatggCCAGTGTCCagtgcactctgtgagacccggtcttttctatctagggtgccggtggcaccgtcggactgtccgcactctacgggcaaacactccgccggtggagtttcttcaccaagttgatccacatcaactccaactccatctcctttgtaaatgtgccaacaccaccaagtgtaaaccaccatgtgtatgtgtgttagcttttcacaatcatttcccaaaggatgttagccactcaacttgccacgccactcgatcctagcaacgatgcaaagttagatcactcgagtggcactagatgaccgatatgcaaacaagtttgcccctcttgatagtacagccatctatcctaaacccgatcataaacttctctacacacctatgaccggtgaaatgaaataccctaggttatacctttgccttgcacattccattccatctcctccaatgttgatgcaacacatgcaccaacatgatcaacaatgatatgatccacttcatatcatcacgtgatcatattggttcatcgatcttgactctacttgctcttcaccgttgccatcgtccatcggtgctaAGTCatactcaagcttcaccgccacgcggtccatcactccaaagccttcgacttgcccttcacgcttgcaaccggtctatcaagccaagtcttgtcttgatcttctccaccttgatcacatgactcaatgtcatgtctcatgtgcatttaagctccttcatcatcacatgtgtgagctttgcaacatttcaaagccattttcaccttcatggcatatgttgctcacacacatgtacctgtggactaatcacctgtgtatctcacataaacacaattagtccacctagtttgtcactcaattaccaaaaccaaacaaggacctttcacacacCCTGGACAATGCCTCTGCTATTGGCAGGATGCGATGAGCCAGGGCACGCATGAGCAGCAGAATCAACCACCGCCGCTTAGCGGCATCACGGGTGTTTAGGTGGCCAACCGGCGCCATGCCACGCACGGCCAAACACGAAACCTGGGTCCGACCTCGTGTAACAGACAAGCTACACGACACACCCCCGCAAACTGTCAGCCATCGCTCAGATGCACATGCGTCCGAGGAAGCAGGCTCCCTGAGTGCGCCGCGTGCCGTGATGAGTGGACCGAACCACGCTGCGCTCGAAGCCAACTCCTGCAGCAACAGGTCGCAACAGCCCCCTATTGGGAGCAGCAACCACGCACGAAGACAGAAATGTGGTGATCGTGGCATCATCGCGCTAGGACGACTTAGGCACCAGTATGCACATGCCCACCCGGCCGAAAGCTACAACGAGTGAGACGCAGAGAAGCCATGCTCAGGGGCTTGCGGGCCCACTAAGGATATCGAGCCAGCATGGAACAGACCAAGGCTACCCATGGGGTCGACCCTCACCGATTACGTCCACGCAGAATGGTAGAGAAGCGACCTCATCACCATGTGGCCTGAAGGCCGTGGCAACTCTATCGCGAGCAGGCTCTCAGGGGCTCGCTGCACCCTGAGCAACGGCAATCAATCCCACGACAGCTTCCGGTACATCGGTCAATTACATCCACTCTGACCTTTACCACTCTGCCCAAACACGTCCACCTACACAAGTAGACTTGCCTCACTACTAcaataagcatttgtaggggcgactggcgaTTGTTTGTAGACGCGGCTCGGCCaaccgcccctaccataccgtatctacaaatcatgcatttgtatggGCGGTTTCcagactgcccctacaaatcgatttgtagaggcgggacagctagtaacaccagccgcctctacaaaatcgatttgtagggacggacgtagtaccagccacccctataataCATGTTTGTAGAGGAGGTTCAGTCTAAAACCGccctggtcgaatttgaattgtaaatttaaatttttttggcggaaaaatatactgtaggggcagttctagactgaacctcctctacaaacatgtattatatatatatatatatataattcaaatctaaccacaagcacaagagcattatataaactaccattacaagtccaattcacaagaatatatacagccatcattaaatagacataattcacaagtctaatttgttccacaagtccaaaccgtcccacaaggtaagaccaatatcaaattccatacacattgttatcaacggcctagagctagcctttcagtcatCACATTCCACTAATGACCAAAACTAAAGCAACAACAGTATATTATATTCTATTAATACTACTTCCTATGTAAAACACCTAAACCCAATTACTAGATCTcttccaataccaatacctataTATATGACACTTGCAGCAATCTTCCATCATTTCCAATGAAAAACAAGGCGAGATTCCGCGCTCGCCTAGGCGTTACTAGGCGCTGGGCGGAGGGGTACCGCCTCACCTAGGGGTGTAGGCGGATGTTGGGCGGCGGAGGAGGAAGGGAGCAGCGAGCGGAGGTCACCGGTGTGGGAGGAGGAGCGGCGCGTGGCGAGCGGAGGTCGCCGGTGGGGGAGGAGGGGCAGGTGGCAGGCCCGTGCGTGTGCGGGCGGCGCGCCGACCAGAGAaggctgagagagagagaggtgcggGAGAGGatccagtggcggcggcggcggctgtgcggCATCAGGACTGCGGGAGAGACCGAGCAGGAGAGAAAGAAGGTTGGAAACTTTGGGCTTTGGGCTGTTTTCAGAGGAGAAAGAAGGGATAAGGTGCTAGGGGACTTGGGCTTTGGGCTGTTTTCTGTTTTAAGGGCCTTTCTCTTTAGTGAAGTCCACTTatcttctgttttctttttctttttttcaacaTATATGTGTGTATTAGCCACCGCCTAGAAAACGCCTAGGCGCGCTTAGGCACGCCTAGGCGCTAGGCGACGGGTCTCCACCTAGAAACCGCCTAGCGCCTAGAAAAACATTGATCATTTCCAACACATGAACCATCACATACAGGAAGATATATGAGATCTGGAAACATGTCTGAATGTCCAACACCCACAAGCTCATGTTCCTGCATTGTTACAGTAAGAAGAAATTTTAGAAGACCTATAGAGCTATAGTTTCAGGTCATAGCTTTATTATTCAACCAGCGCTAGAGTGACTTCGGTTCTCAGTTAAGCCTTACAGGTTTCAAGAAAGAATGACAGCAAATGTGAGATCATTTCATTGTTGACTAAGAATTCCAGGTTTCAGGGAAGAATGACTACAAATAGAACTGCAGTGCAAAAAAATGGAACTGCAGTGCAGGTAATCAGGTAACTAGCCATTCGATCTGGGAAATTAAGACGACAAGGCAGCAACTAGACTGCATCTATCCCTTGTACCACTAGACTGCTTAATAAACAAAACTCCTTAATAAACTAGAAACTAATTATGTAATGGGATTGCAAATTAACAGATTTAAACAAGTTGTATTGACAGTAAGAAAGTAGTCCAACATAAGAGTAGAGTTAAGAGCATATACCTTCTCCAGTGCGATTCTGTCAAGCATCCAACAAATATTGCCTGCAATGAAATAGCGCTAAATCTGTTCAACTGAAGGAAAATATTGGCACTTTTATTAAATGTGAATCCTATTAGATGTGGACATAGCTGTTACTCAACCAAATTTAAAATCACTATGTATTATAGAGCAACAAACTGAATCATCTATTACTTATGAACTGGTGGACAACAATTTCATTGTCCAAATTTAAAATGGCTAAGTATTATAGAGCAACAAACCCAATCATCTATTACTTATCAACTGGTGGACAACAATTTTCCTGTATGGTTCTTTTCGGCATATGAAAACACAAGCAAGTCAATGCACATAAGCAGTTAACTATGAGAACAAGTACAGGTTCAGTTAGAGAATAGTTAATAGCAGCTAATGCACATAAGCATGTGACTTAGATAACTCAGTTCAGAGAAGTAAGCAAGTCCAGGTTCAATGCAGTAAGTAAGGACAGGTTTCATAAAAAAGTTTGTACTGTAACCATAAAGCTTAACATACACAAGTTTAATTAACATGCAGTATGATACAATTAGATTCCAACTGCATGAAAGAAGCAGAAGAAAATGAACTTGAATTTGCCTAGGCAGATTTCTTAGGATAAATTCATAGGGAGCATGATGACTGGCCTCATAAAAATTGCAAGAATAATGAGGAGCTCTGTACGGAGCTGAAGGTCCTAATCCAAACAAAGATTGCTGAGTTAGATAATCCTCCTTGCACacttgaagttagtatgaggataCTGCTGATGGGAAACATCTATGTAGCAGCAGTGGAACTCAACCCAAAAAATTCAGTGATGAACCAGAGATGCTAAGCTCGGACACTGAACTTTTCTTGGAGACACTTCAAAAGCCAAATTCACATATTTTGGAGAGCGTCCAAATTCACAATGTCGTATTCATGTTATAGATCTACATATACGATGATTTCGTGAACCAGATAACAGGCATCAAGATATTAGGCTAAAACATGTTACTTCAATGTTCTAAGCTAGATTTGGAACAGGAGCACAAATTATCCATCTACAGAAGCCTAATTCTGCAATAATCAAATCAAACCATGACCTATACAAGTACTAATTTGCCATAACTACACATCCAGATCTGAGTGCGAGAGTGGATAGAGCAGTCGGTGGTGTGGGTTTGAGTGCTCACCGGAAGGTGCTGCTCCGTCACGTCCGTGCGGACTATAGTCAGAGCACCATCATTGGCCTCCTCCGCACCGGGGTTAGGGCACCATGTCCGGCCTCCTTCGTGCCTCCAGTACTTGAGAAAAGCTCGAGAAACGCACATTGTCGTACTAATTTGATGATTTGAAATAAGCCAAAGGGGAAGAAAGAAGCCGCCATACCTCAGGCAGGGCGGAGTCGGCATGTGAGATCCAGCGCTGTGTGGTCGAGCGGATTTGGCTCAGGGGCGGCGTGCATGAGCGGATCTGGCTCCTAAGGCAAGATGGGCCGTGGGGCTCCACTGCTCCAGCAAATGAACAAGGTGTAAGTGGCCGCGCCATCATGGAGGGAGATTGGAGCACCCAACGGCCGACGCGGCGGTGCCGGTGGCTCGTTGCTTGTGCGACCTGCACGCGGGTGTGGGGCGGGCGGCGTTCAGGATTGCACACAAGCTGAGGGGCACAGACGTCAGTTGGGGCTAGGCGCAGCCACGCAGGGTCGCCCGGCCGGGAACGGCGCCACC includes:
- the LOC136460783 gene encoding uncharacterized protein translates to MMARPLTPCSFAGAVEPHGPSCLRSQIRSCTPPLSQIRSTTQRWISHADSALPEYWRHEGGRTWCPNPGAEEANDGALTIVRTDVTEQHLPAIFVGCLTESHWRRNMSLWVLDIQTCFQISYIFLYVMVHVLEMINVFLGARRFLGGDPSPSA